GAGAGTTATATATCCCTATCCAATTGACTTtggaaagttttaagaaaaaagggCAATAGGCAGTATTAGACAGGTCACTTAAAGAGAGAGTTGTTGGGATGAAACAGAAAAGGGGATAGTGGTGAAAAAGCAACATATATTTGGCACTTATTGGGTTCCagacactcattcattcagcattaaGCAACCATCTCCATCTACAATTTGTTGGGCCAAGGGATGCTTCACAAATAAGTTAATACTTGAGATGGGTTTTTATGGAAGACCAGGCACTTACCAGGAATTAACCAGACAACATGTTAAGCGAGATGTGGCTATGAAGGAAATGACTATTCCAAGCTCAGGGCTCCAGGCTCAGACTTGAAGGCAGTAAATTGCATGGCATATTCTGGAAACTGTGAGCAGTTTGACACTATGTgtagttaattcatttaatcctcaaagtgACTCTGTGGGaaggtattattatccctattttacagatgaagaatcaGGCTCAAGATCAaagagctagtaagtggcagtATCAGAATTCCAAACCACTCACATCTTCTCCTTAAGATTTTGTTTCTTCCACTCTACCTTACTAGGGTTTCTGCAGATCCCATGGAGTGACCTTACCAAATCTGTATCCATAAGCATAACATATAGGAAGGGCTCTAAGACTGAATGAGTGTCACTTTATCTTTTGTCATCAATTAATACATATTAAGCACCCACAAGATTGTTGGCATTTTAACACAGGAGAGGACAGTTACTACCCTCGTGGAATTCATAATCAAGTTCAAAAGGCAAGCAAACACTGACAATATGGCTATAAAACCTAACTCATTCCATTTTCAGCCAACAAAACCTTTCTAGAATGTGAAACAATTGATACCTCCAAATCCATTTGATATAGGTTGttctctgacctcaggtgatcctcccacctaagcctcccaaaatgagttgttgttgtttgaagTAGGGTTCAAACTACTGAGTTGTTTGAAGTAGGGTTAAGCCCTCCAGattagaaacaaaagtaaaagtaaaataactagttgagaaacagaaaattaattaaaCTTTCCGGTGATCCTGTCCCAAAGATGATTATTAAGGCCACTCAGGCTTCTTGGTCTGTTCTGCTTTCCTACAAATAAAATTCCTTTCCTGACCATTGGATCCTCTTTCATTATAGGTAGCTTTTAAACTTGTTTAGTTTTAGCTTGGTTAGGGGGTGAGAGATACagcaagaagggaagagaaggttTGCTGTGCTTTGAATGAACAGGTTTCATCATATGTCAGTTGGTCTTCCAaacttttaaaacactttcaGGAAAGTGACAAAGGCAAGGTAATTCTGTTGCCAGCCTCAGTGATGTAAATGCTGGTgcaaaataaattgtattgtgCCTTCCAATTTACTGACAGgtgaccaacaaacatgacaTCTAGAGTGGCATCTATTGCCACTGTAATCTGTATTTCAAAGATACgtcttattttagttttcatcAATGAAGCCCCTGAAAGATAAATAGATCCTAAACTTTCAAGAAATACCTGGTTCTAattactaagattttttttttttactactaaGTTTTGGGGAGGATAACTCAGAAAAAATGGTTATTAAGTACTCAGTTGCCAGGAAAAATACTAATCTGCCTTAGTTTACTTTACAACAGCATACCTCTATTTGCCGTGAAATATCTTTATAGTAAATAATGAAACTTTCATAATGTTAAGTCctaataaaaaatcaataatgcAATAATTCCCACATAGTTTGCTTTCCCACAATACAAAATCTTGGAGAAGAGCTTAAGGAATTGCATATTTCCATGTGAAATACAGCTATATTATACCACTTTGATGTTTTATTATACCATGTGGCTTTACTTTATTGAGGAGGATGAAGAATAGATTAGGGATGGGTAGATGATGACATCCATGTCTGATTTCCTGTCAGAGAAAATTAGATATAATTAGATCTGTTTTCAGTCTAATATCCTGATGGACAttttcagcaaattttttttttttttaggaaagaaGCACAGGAATTCTACTGCAAGGTATTAATAGGTACAAATTTAAGATTTTTGGAAATGAATGCAGTATTATcctataaatatctttttaaaaagataaggaaGGTAGTGAATGGCCTTAATTAGGGCAGAAAAAAGTTACTATTTGGTTCCTTGGTTGAAGATATGATCAATAACCAGCCTAAAAGGGAAATATTTTGCTCTCCAAACACCCATCCTGTTGTTTCATTCATTATGGCACTCAGTTGGAAGGGTATTAgcagaggatttttaaaaattatgtaactcacaatgtattttttcagtcattaatcactgaacacttactatgtgtcagacactaaAGCCCTCTGAAGATGAAATGCTAtggaaatagtaataataaaaaattaaaatagtaataataaaaaattaaaaatgcaagtgTTAATATTATTAATCTTTCAAGATACAGGTCAAATGACAGCACTCGATTTGCTATTCTCTTCTCTGCTTCTACACcttgtacaaatatttttgtcCATGTTTGTGTACCTACCTACTGAGCTCCCTAAAGAGGTAGAGACCTTTGggttattcatttttgtattctcgAGAGCCTAACATAGGGTTTTTGCTACAGATCAAGCAAGGGGTTAGTAAATGCTAGTTGAAATGAGGGAATTAACACAGTACTGCATCATTCAGTATTCAATTAAGAAGACAGTTGTCCAAACactaaatttctttcttaaaagtaGTTACTGTAATGTAGTTGCTGTCTtgttatcccagaacttgaaTTACCATAAGAAGTTGTTAATTCATATTTGATTGTATGTATTCTATTTCAAGATGGGTTATCATCTAGCAAACAGTCTAATAGAGCAGATTCAaatttgcaaaagaaatgaaacctgTATAGTCTCTAAAAGTTTGTAGGCCCTAGAAGTTCACATTGAATTTCGATGAAAACGACTCGCGTGCCTTCCATCCAATTGCTTGCGACTGCCTTACAgatctttccctttccttttttcccaccCTTTCGCCCTCCGGAAATAGCCGAACACACAAGAGCTTCCCAGTCTTCCTCCGCCCCCTTGCGGAAAGAGCCGAAGGCAGAGCACGGCGCCGAGGTGGAGCCGCCTCAAGCTCGGGCCCTTCCGGACCACCCCGGCCTGCGCTCGGAAGAGGAGGGCGCCTTTGACTTGAGCGCTTCGCCCCCGCGCTGTGCCCTCTGTCGGCGGCGTGGGGCAGCTGTAGCAGCGTTGGCGGCAGGAGGCGGCGGCCGCGTCGACGTCGACCCAGACTGGAGCGACGTTTAAAGAAGGGGCAGAATCGCCGGGGAGTGCGGCTTCTTCTTGTTGGGGGACTCCCAGCCTTCCGCGCGTCCCGAGGTGGAGGAGCGGCGGCGCCGCGAAGCAGGTGAGGACCCGGCCCCAATCCGGGAGGGGGCGAAGGAGCGCGCTTGCCTTCTCCGTCCCTGGGCCGCGCCTGCGTTTGCATTCGcctcacttgaaccaggaagcggCAGAGTCGGAGGCTCTGCTCCTCCGGCTCTTTCTTTGTGTGGGCCGGGGAGTGAAGGAGGGGACGAGCCGCGAGGGCGGCGGCGCGGTCCTCTTCGCCGTTAGGGGCCGAGGGGCTGCCGGTGCCCTGGGTAGGCCCCGGGGCGTGGGGAGCCCATCACAGAGACCCACTTGGCTTTTCCCTCGCCCCTCTCCCTGCTTTTTTGTGCCTCTTTTACTCCCCCAGCCCCTACTTTGATTTAGAGCTTTTCTGCCGGGCCCATCCTCCCCTTCCGTCCCCTTCCCGGGGCACAACAATGCCGCCTGCTTCGCTtcatccccccccccccaacaccCCACCCTGCCTTTCACCACCTTCTACTTTCCCTGGTACCCCATATTCCTCCCGCCTTCACTCTGCTGTTTGTACCTCCATCTGTATTTGCAAGAAGCTTGCTTTGCACGTGAATTGGGGTTAAAAACCTCGGTTGCAGCTGGCAGGGTCCATATAGGGAagagggaggtggaggaagggagatGAGGTTCAGCTGCCGCAGGGAGCCGCGTGTCGGTTTGTTTCACTCCCTCGCGGATggcttttatctctttttccacCGTCACCAGCTCCTCCAAACCGGCCCTTGGTCAAGGGTTTCACAGTGATGTGGAATGGCTTTTCCACAGTCGAATAGCAGATCTTCGGGGTGGGTTCAGACCGACTTGTGCTGTCCCTGGGCCCACCCTGACGGGGAGGAGGGGGACACATAAACGAAACGAAACCGAGTCCCAGTGTCACCTGGACACGTACATTTGACGCATTCCCATATTGGAAGAACCCGTGTGCAACTGACAAAAATTGCGTGCCGTTTTCAGAAAACCTGTCTTTCCTCTTAAAATCGACTTCTGTCGAAATGCCCGTATTTCGGAAGCCCTGGTTTTTGGCAAACTGTCCAAAGGTCACCCTTTCTGATGATGAATACCTTTATGGTAACCTGAAATTCCTTGGTACTGTTAACATGCAACACCttctaataatgttttaaatctttgatttttAGACTTTTTGCCTGCTGTTTGTTCTTAAGgtatcattttgaaaaatttagaaGGTATTTGAGACAGAATTGCCCTCCACGTGTATGTAACTTAAGCATTGTGACATCTATACCTTTTTGGTAACTTCAAAGGgagagaatattaataaaaatatttcttcactaAAATTACTTGTCAACTAATTGTTAATATATAATAtccatgtattaaaatataaccATATATAATCATATGTATGGatattgtatgtatatttaatatatggatttttttaaactttggccTCTGTTACTGGAAATATCTTCTGCAAAGTGCAAAAAATGATGTTTTGCTAGTGCTACACAACAATGCATTCTGAACATCATCCCCTTTTTCTAGCGTAATCTATTCCAGTaagttaatgttttcattttcactaacTCATTTGGTGTGAAAAAGTTCTCATACCAATGCACATAATTCTTTACcaacaaaaatgaaatgtttcGTGTTTTCTTGGAAGTGGGCATTTAGAAATGGtaaactttccttttcctttgtcataTTTTTTCATGATAGTGTCTGTTGACTTCACTTGGCACTGTTTAACATTCCACCTCTGGAAATTGTAAAGATGGAGAGATGAGGGGAAGGGACAAGGggatgaagaaagaggaaagggtaAGAAAGATGTTTAATAGTTTATCAAGATGAGGCACCCcaatttaaataacagaaaaataatgggACGTTGGGAGGTAATAATTGTCAGTGTTTATAAATGTCATTGGCTCCAGGGTGTAGATTCTGCATATATTCTTAAAGATTAGTTAAGAGTGTGAATTTCAGACACAGTATTGCACGCACTGAGCTTTCTGACATTTAAATCATTTATAGAGAAGTAACTTCTGTGTGTTCATGATGATTTTCCTTAATTTTGAcagttaaaaatcaactcttaCCTCTTCTTGGAGAGAAAACCCAAAATTGGGACTAAGAAAATTAAttctaatctttaaaaatcacttaGTGGAGATGCATGTATCTAATATTCAAAAGAAGGTGACTATGGAGATTACTGTTCAAGTCTCTATAACAGTGTAAAACTTGCTCAGCTCAGGAGCAAGCCATGAGATTTGACACTTGTTCCAAAAGCCAACCTGTATGAACAATTTCTGTAAAAGCCAAAAAATTATGCCAAACTTTGGTTAAAACTTGAATAAACTAATGATGCTGCAGCTTAAATTCTAAATGATaagtacttttgtttttttctctctaatcctttcccatcccctcctctctttctcttaaagGCATGGAGAGTAGAAAACTGATTTCTGCTACAGACATTCAGTACTCTGGCAGTCTGCTGAACTCCTTGAATGAGCAACGTGGCCATGGACTCTTTTGTGATGTTACCGTTATTGTGGAAGACCGAAAATTCCGGGCCCACAAGAATATTCTTTCAGCTTCTAGTACCTACTTCCATCAGCTCTTCTCTGTTGCTGGGCAAGTTGTTGAACTGAGCTTTATAAGAGCAGAGATCTTTGCAGAAATTCTCAATTATATCTATAGTTCTAAAATTGTTCGTGTTAGATCAGATTTGCTTGATGAGTTAATTAAATCAGGGCAGTTATTAGGAGTGAAATTTATAGCAGAGCTTGGTGTCCCATTGTCACAGGTTAAAAGCATCTCAGGTACAGCTCAGGATGGTAATACTGAACCTTTACCTCCTGATTCTGGTGACAAGAACCTTGTAATACAGAAGTCAAAAGATGAAGCCCAAGATAACGGGGCTACTATAATGCCTATTATAACAGAGTCTTTTTCATTATCTGCCGAAGattatgaaatgaaaaagatCATTGTTACCGattctgatgatgatgatgatgatgatgtcatTTTTTGCTCCGAGATTCTGCCCACAAAGGAGACTTTGCCAAGTAATAACACAGTGGCACAGGTCCAGTCTAACCCAGGCCCTGTTGCTATTTCAGATGTTGCACCTAGTGCTAGCAATAACTCTCCCCCTTTAACAAATATCACACCTACTCAGAAACTTCCTACTCCTGTGAATCAGGCAACTCTGAGCCAAACACAAGGAAGTGAAAAATTGTTGGTATCTTCAGCTCCAACACATCTGACTCctaatattattttgttaaatcagACACCACTTTCTACACCACCAAATGTCAGTTCTTCACTTCCAAATCATATACCTTCTTCAATCAATTTACTTGTGCAGAATCAGCAGACACCAAACAGTGCTATTTTAACAGGAAACAAGGCcaatgaagaggaggaggaggaaattatagatgatgatgatgacactATTAGCTCCAGTCCTGACTCGGCCGTCAGTAATACATCTTTGGTCCCACAGGCTGATACCTCCCAAAATACCAGTTTTGATGGATCATTAATACAGAAGATGCAGATTCCTACACTTCTTCAAGAACCACTTTCCAATTCCTTAAAAATTTCAGATATAATTACTAGAAATACCAATGATCCAGGCTTAGGATCAAAACATCTAATGGAGGGTCAGAAGATCATTACTTTAGATACAGCTACTGAAATTGAAGGCTTATCGACTGGTTGCAAGGTTTATGCAAATATCGGTGAAGATACTTATGATATAGTGATCCCTGTCAAAGATGACCCTGATGAAGGGGAGGCCAGACTTGAGAATGAAATACCAAAAACGTCTGGCAGCGAGATGGCAAACAAACGTATGAAAGTAAAACATGATGATCACTATGAGTTAATAGTAGATGGAAGGGTCTATTATATCTGTATTGTATGCAAAAGGTCATATGTCTGTCTGACAAGCTTGCGGAGACATTTTAACATTCATTCTTGGGAGAAGAAGTATCCGTGCCGTTACTGTGAGAAGGTATTTCCTCTTGCAGAATATCGCACAAAGCATGAAATTCATCACACAGGGGAGCGAAGGTATCAGTGTTTGGCCTGTGGCAAATCTTTCATCAACTATCAGTTTATGTCTTCACATATAAAGTCAGTTCATAGTCAAGATCCTTCTGGGGACTCAAAGCTTTATCGTTTACATCCATGCAGGTCTTTACAAATTAGACAATATGCATATCTTTCCGATAGATCAAGCACTATGCCTGCAATGAAGGGTGATGGTATTGGGTATAAGGTTGACACTGGAAAAGAACCTCCAGTAGGGACCACTACATCTACTCAGAACAAGCCAATGACCTGGGAAGATATTTTTATTCAGCAGGAAAatgattcaatttttaaacaaaatgtaacaGATGGCAGTACTGAGTTTGAATTTATAATACCAGAATCTTACTAAACTCCTTTGAAATACTAGAAAGTTGTGTTTTGGATGATGGGGCAGGGGTTTCAGAAGATCTGTAAAACAAGGTGCAAATAAGTTAATTTGATCTGCCACATTATCTGAAAGAAGTGTAGTGGGatttttgttcataatttttagaagcaaatttttctgaaagttttgaCTAGAGGTGAGACCCCCTCCCCAAGTATCTGTTTATATAGTTAGTTTTCAGCtcatttaaaaggcaaaaattaaaagCTTGGAGAGATAGTTTTCTGAATAGAATTTGAAGCAGTCTgaatgttctttgaaaataactgGAGTTATTAGCATACCCTAGTACGTCTTACAACTTTCCCCTTCCATGTTAGcactttactgctgaattctcaATTTTCTTAACATTGagacaataaatgtgtgttttgtCTTGTATATGGCATAAAGAGTAAAGTTTTAGAGTTGTTCTGGAAAATGTCAGAATAAGTCTCTGCTTGGGTTGTGTAATCTGCTAGTCCAAGCGGACAGCAACCTCCTGCTACCCTCTCTCCATGAAAATAGCCATGCAGACAAGTCTCTCATCTGAAGAACAAATTAGATTTAGCTAATCAGAATTAATCCTTGCTTTCATTGCCATAGTCTGTAAAAGACTTTGGTGGCTAGACCACTTTATACCTTTGCAATGTGGTCTCTGGGGACAAAAAActaacgaaaaaaaaaaatctctgtaatGGCGGATAGGAGGAGATGAAAAGTCCTGttgcatgtatttttaattctctggCTACCACATTGTAGAGAATGGAATGAAGATTTCCTTTTTGCTTCTTATGGTTAAAAATATTCccatgaaaattttcaaattttgaatctGAAAGCCACCAAATGAATCTTTATGTATAAATCCTTGTAAATGATAGATTCCATGGGTGAGACTTTACATATTTTGGGTGGGAGGCTActggcatatatttttaaatgttcatattatGTAGAATCTCCAATAGGAAGTCTTTATTTGAAATAGTTGAATCAGTGATCTAGTATTTTCCTTTCAGCAAGATTTGTTAGGTTTTTACCCCttctaaaataagttttattccATCTGCAAATTGCTGCAATATTATAGCAATCAGAAACTACATAAGGAATGTTATATAGGCTTGTCAGTTCCCATTTTTCTTGACAACAATAAATaccacttctttttaaaatgacacatatttaaacacttagaaaataaagttaacaCTTACTGAAGTGCTAGTACTAAACTGTGCTAGTACTAAAAGGAAGCAGGTTGGAACATACATATAGCCTAGCAATTTATAACAGAATTGTTGAACGTCtgtaaatgattttttgtttttgtgcaaAGGAAAAAATTGATACTGGAAAAGATTGTTGTGCATAGTTATTAGTCATTTGTAACCTTGCTTAAGTATTTCTTAGTCCAAcatagatattttctttctccttaccatgtattttaaaaaatagcctatTTCTTGACTTTGAACTTAAAGCTTTAATCATAATTTCTCATGTATACATCGTTCTTCTGATGGTAAGCTGGATTTGAAGGTAGTGGTTTCAGTGTTTCTTAAGTTGGTAGCTGAGGGTATCAGGCATCAGTACATgcaataatacaagaaaaaaaatcctttgcttGCCAAGGGGTAGAGTGATGTGCatttatctgttttctgttctgtAAGTCTAGACCTTCAAACCATTTGTAAACTAACCCCTGGGAAATTTGAAATTACCTTATAACTTAAGACTCTGTGATCTCTGGAATCAccatatctgtttcttttttgtgtacATATTGATAACATCACTCTTTGACTATAGTGTGCACTCTGAAATGTTCTCAGtgaaaatttgtttgagtttcatTAATGCTATTTCACCAGTTAGACATAATTACTTCTACCAATGTGAATGATACGGGTGCCGGCAGAGCTTCCAGATCTTTCAGACTCAACTGCTAGGTCAATTAGTTTGTCATAATAAAACTTGGCAGTTTCTACAAGCCTATTATGACAAACCAGGAACTAATTCTATAATGGAAAACTATGTGTTCTGAATAATAGGGATGTAATTATTTGCTGCTGCTGTGCTCTGTAAATTCTGAATATGACATTTAAACTGTGCCTACTAAAGGTATCTTCTGGAGTTTTTTGGGAGGAGAGAAACtggaaaattaaattgtatttttgccAGAAGACTCTTACTTGCATGTGTCTCAGGGTCTTCAGTTTTTCTATAAGTTTTCATATCCAAAGTTCGCAGTTCATGTGAAATACTTCTTTGGGGCAGAAGTCCTTCATTCCTGGTATTTATTGGATTGGAAATCTGTAGCAAGATGCTGTTTAAaattatcatgtggtttttctatCTTATACTTAGCTCTCTGGCTCTTGAACTTCCTTTTCGTCTTTGAAGTTAGCTTCAGATTTGCTCCTATGCTAAATTACCTGTAAATATTCTGGATAGGAACTACTTGAAATAGTAATTTGTTAAGAGATACgacaaaatgaaaatgcttaaactacagaaattttaaaatgccataacAATCTTGCAAGactaactttaaaatatactttaaatgatTATTATGATTTTGGTGGTAACGATCCCCCACACAcaactactatgaagaaataatgccacatttttccccattgtaccaaaaagataaaaaatggtaaacaTTGATCAAGGTATTTTGTATTGTCAAGGCATGCATATTCTAAAGAATTAAATGCTAACTTAACAGCACTGGCTTTCTGGCTGGTCAACCATATGAAACCTTGTTCATTCCTCCCAGTACTGTAATGTTCACACTTGTACAATCTTCCCTGTCATGACTTTAAGTTCTACTTTTCATTAACCATGGCCTGATATTAGTTCTTAGAGCTTCTtgtggcaaaaataaaatgatttaattctGATGTTTGAGTGCGTGTTTTACAAGATTGTCTTTCAGAAATTATAtgggtttttacatttttcaatttttgcagCAGGAGACTGGAGCTGTATTTCTGATGACAGCATGGCAGAATTTCCCATTAGGTTTTATATGTTGGTTAATCATGTCCCCTTTTATCTTGAACCCTAATAGTCAAAAGTGAGTCAGCTGCTGTCAGTTGCTTTAGAGCATTTGCTGTACTTTTATAGCTACCTTGACACAAGTGGATAAGGAGGAGG
The sequence above is drawn from the Theropithecus gelada isolate Dixy chromosome X, Tgel_1.0, whole genome shotgun sequence genome and encodes:
- the ZBTB33 gene encoding transcriptional regulator Kaiso; the encoded protein is MESRKLISATDIQYSGSLLNSLNEQRGHGLFCDVTVIVEDRKFRAHKNILSASSTYFHQLFSVAGQVVELSFIRAEIFAEILNYIYSSKIVRVRSDLLDELIKSGQLLGVKFIAELGVPLSQVKSISGTAQDGNTEPLPPDSGDKNLVIQKSKDEAQDNGATIMPIITESFSLSAEDYEMKKIIVTDSDDDDDDDVIFCSEILPTKETLPSNNTVAQVQSNPGPVAISDVAPSASNNSPPLTNITPTQKLPTPVNQATLSQTQGSEKLLVSSAPTHLTPNIILLNQTPLSTPPNVSSSLPNHIPSSINLLVQNQQTPNSAILTGNKANEEEEEEIIDDDDDTISSSPDSAVSNTSLVPQADTSQNTSFDGSLIQKMQIPTLLQEPLSNSLKISDIITRNTNDPGLGSKHLMEGQKIITLDTATEIEGLSTGCKVYANIGEDTYDIVIPVKDDPDEGEARLENEIPKTSGSEMANKRMKVKHDDHYELIVDGRVYYICIVCKRSYVCLTSLRRHFNIHSWEKKYPCRYCEKVFPLAEYRTKHEIHHTGERRYQCLACGKSFINYQFMSSHIKSVHSQDPSGDSKLYRLHPCRSLQIRQYAYLSDRSSTMPAMKGDGIGYKVDTGKEPPVGTTTSTQNKPMTWEDIFIQQENDSIFKQNVTDGSTEFEFIIPESY